A stretch of the Aggregatibacter sp. HMT-949 genome encodes the following:
- the bamA gene encoding outer membrane protein assembly factor BamA — MKKRLIVSLLFGTTTSVFAASFVAKDVRVDGVQGDLEQQIHTSLPVRSGQRVTDNDMANIVRSLFVSGRFDDVKAYQDGDVLVVSVIAKPIISEVQIKGNSLIPTDALKQNLDANGFKSGDVLNRAKLDEFVKGVREHYKSVGRYNAKVEAIVNTLPNNRAEITLQIDEDDTAKLQSVTFHGNQNVSASTLQEQMELQPDAWWKLWGNKFDGTQFEKDLQTIQAYYQNHGYAKARVTHSDVKLNDKQTKADVTIDIDEGEKYDLTGARIVGNLGGMAEELQPLLNELHLNETFNRAEVNEVENAIKAKLGERGYGSAAVSTAPTFDEANKTVAVTYVVDAGRRLTVRQVKFEGNTVSADSTLRQEMRQQEGAWYNSQLVELGKIRLDRTGFFEEVESRAEPVEGVNDAIDVVYKVKERNTGSINFGVGYGTESGISYQASVKQDNFLGTGAALGLAGSRNDYGTIINLGYTEPYFTKDGVSLGGNLFYETYDNSNSDSSSTYKRTTYGGNVTLGFPVNENNSYYVGLGYAYNKISRFREEYNRRLYLTSMGIDADARSFKSNDFDFSFGWNYNSLNRGYFPTKGIKAGIGAHVTTPGSDNKYYKLNADIQGYYPLDREHRWVVSGKAGLGYANGFGGKRLPFYQNYTAGGIGSLRGFANGAVGPQAIYWDPNNNAWVPNTDVIGGNAIATAGAELIVPTPFVADKSQNSVRTSFFVDAASVWNTKWKEQDKARFPNLPDYSKANRIRASAGVGLQWQSPIGPLVFSYAKPIKKYQDDEIEQFQFSIGGSF, encoded by the coding sequence ATGAAAAAACGTCTAATCGTAAGTTTATTATTTGGTACGACAACAAGTGTGTTTGCTGCGTCTTTCGTCGCAAAAGATGTTCGGGTAGATGGCGTTCAAGGCGATTTGGAACAACAAATTCATACAAGTTTGCCCGTTCGTTCCGGCCAACGTGTTACCGATAATGATATGGCGAATATTGTTCGTTCTCTATTCGTAAGTGGTCGTTTTGACGACGTTAAAGCTTATCAAGATGGCGATGTGTTAGTAGTGAGCGTAATTGCTAAACCAATTATTTCCGAAGTGCAGATTAAAGGTAATTCTTTAATTCCAACGGATGCGTTAAAACAAAACTTGGACGCGAATGGTTTCAAATCCGGCGATGTACTGAATCGTGCCAAATTGGATGAGTTTGTAAAGGGAGTGCGAGAACACTACAAAAGCGTAGGTCGTTACAATGCCAAAGTGGAGGCCATCGTTAATACTTTGCCAAACAATCGCGCGGAAATTACTCTTCAAATCGATGAAGATGACACGGCCAAATTGCAATCTGTTACGTTTCATGGTAACCAAAACGTTTCTGCCAGCACTCTGCAAGAACAAATGGAATTACAACCGGATGCATGGTGGAAATTGTGGGGCAATAAATTTGACGGCACACAATTTGAAAAAGATTTGCAAACTATTCAGGCATACTATCAAAATCACGGCTATGCAAAAGCACGTGTAACACATAGTGATGTTAAGTTAAATGATAAGCAAACTAAAGCGGATGTCACTATTGACATTGATGAAGGCGAAAAATACGACTTAACCGGCGCCCGTATTGTGGGTAACTTAGGCGGAATGGCGGAAGAGTTACAGCCCTTATTAAACGAACTACACTTAAACGAAACCTTTAATCGGGCGGAAGTGAACGAGGTTGAAAACGCAATTAAAGCCAAATTAGGCGAACGCGGTTATGGCAGTGCAGCAGTGAGCACCGCACCAACTTTTGATGAAGCTAACAAAACCGTTGCAGTAACTTATGTTGTAGATGCAGGACGTCGTTTAACCGTGCGTCAGGTGAAATTTGAAGGCAATACCGTTTCGGCGGATAGCACATTACGCCAAGAAATGCGCCAACAAGAAGGAGCTTGGTATAACTCTCAATTGGTCGAATTAGGTAAAATTCGCTTGGATAGAACCGGTTTCTTTGAGGAAGTCGAAAGTCGCGCAGAACCGGTTGAAGGCGTTAACGACGCAATTGATGTAGTCTATAAAGTAAAAGAACGCAATACCGGTAGCATCAACTTCGGTGTGGGTTACGGTACGGAAAGCGGTATCAGTTATCAGGCCAGCGTAAAACAAGATAATTTCTTAGGTACGGGTGCAGCGCTCGGTTTAGCCGGTTCGCGCAACGACTATGGCACAATAATCAATCTCGGTTATACCGAACCGTATTTCACGAAAGACGGGGTAAGTTTAGGTGGCAACCTCTTCTATGAAACCTACGACAATTCAAACAGCGACAGTTCTTCGACTTATAAACGAACAACTTATGGCGGTAACGTGACATTGGGCTTCCCGGTCAATGAAAATAACTCCTACTATGTGGGATTAGGCTATGCTTATAATAAAATCAGCCGCTTTAGAGAAGAATATAATCGTCGTTTATATTTAACATCAATGGGAATTGATGCCGATGCGAGATCGTTTAAATCTAATGACTTTGATTTCTCATTCGGTTGGAACTATAACAGCCTCAATCGCGGCTACTTCCCGACTAAAGGGATTAAAGCAGGAATCGGTGCGCACGTTACGACTCCGGGTTCAGATAATAAATACTATAAATTAAATGCGGATATCCAAGGTTATTATCCTCTTGATCGCGAACACCGTTGGGTTGTTTCCGGTAAAGCCGGCTTAGGTTACGCAAATGGATTCGGCGGTAAACGTTTACCGTTCTATCAAAACTATACTGCAGGCGGCATCGGCTCATTACGCGGTTTTGCAAACGGTGCGGTAGGGCCGCAAGCAATTTATTGGGATCCGAACAATAATGCTTGGGTGCCCAATACCGATGTAATCGGCGGTAATGCGATAGCCACCGCCGGGGCGGAATTAATCGTGCCTACACCGTTTGTTGCGGATAAAAGTCAAAATTCGGTAAGAACTTCATTCTTTGTAGATGCAGCGAGCGTTTGGAACACCAAATGGAAAGAGCAAGATAAAGCGCGTTTCCCGAATTTACCCGACTATAGTAAAGCCAACCGCATTCGAGCCTCTGCAGGCGTGGGCTTACAATGGCAGTCACCAATTGGGCCGTTGGTATTCTCTTACGCAAAACCGATTAAAAAATATCAAGATGACGAAATCGAGCAGTTTCAATTCAGTATCGGCGGTTCGTTCTAG
- the rseP gene encoding sigma E protease regulator RseP, which translates to MSFLWSLGSFLITISVLVAIHEYGHFWAARKCGVKVLRFSIGFGRVIWHRIDKQGTEFALSLIPLGGYVKMLDGRAEEVPVELKSQAFDQKTVRQRAFIIAAGPLANFLFAIAAYWVIYSIGIPTIKPVIENVTPNSIAAQARIEPNSQVIAIDGENTSDWETINMLLAAKLGDKQVEISVSPLGSGVTQEKQLNLSGWKFDPEKETAFESLGMNPVRAKVDMTLSKVVDNSPAQQAGLMVGDKILMDNLSAFSWQDFVKQVEQGQAFKIKIERDGQIFDKTLQPEQKEDRWFVGVSPTFLNVGEQYRTELKYGILGALTKGIEKTAQLSWLTIKVIGKLFSGDISLTNLSGPISIAKGAGVSSGIGFIYFLNFMALISVNLGIMNLFPLPVLDGGHLVFLAAEGIKGTPVSERVQNLSYRVGAALLLTLMVFALFNDFLRL; encoded by the coding sequence ATGTCGTTTTTGTGGTCTCTCGGCTCATTTCTGATTACGATTTCGGTATTAGTGGCAATTCACGAATACGGTCACTTTTGGGCAGCGCGCAAGTGCGGTGTTAAAGTGCTGCGTTTTTCCATTGGTTTCGGCAGGGTAATTTGGCACCGCATTGACAAGCAAGGTACTGAGTTCGCCTTGTCGCTCATCCCGTTGGGTGGTTATGTGAAGATGCTTGACGGACGTGCCGAGGAGGTGCCCGTTGAACTAAAATCGCAAGCCTTTGACCAAAAAACTGTGCGACAACGCGCCTTTATTATTGCCGCCGGGCCTTTGGCTAATTTTCTATTTGCGATTGCGGCCTACTGGGTGATTTATTCCATCGGTATTCCGACGATCAAACCGGTAATTGAAAATGTCACACCGAATTCTATTGCTGCTCAAGCTCGTATCGAACCAAATTCGCAAGTTATCGCAATTGATGGCGAAAATACGTCAGATTGGGAAACCATTAATATGCTGTTGGCGGCAAAATTAGGGGATAAGCAGGTTGAAATTTCGGTTTCACCTTTGGGTTCGGGCGTCACGCAAGAAAAACAACTCAATTTATCCGGCTGGAAATTTGATCCGGAAAAAGAAACAGCGTTTGAATCTTTAGGAATGAATCCCGTGCGCGCCAAAGTAGATATGACGTTATCCAAAGTAGTCGATAATTCGCCGGCGCAACAAGCAGGATTAATGGTAGGCGATAAAATTTTAATGGATAATTTAAGCGCATTTTCGTGGCAAGACTTTGTCAAACAGGTCGAACAAGGACAAGCGTTTAAAATCAAAATTGAACGTGACGGGCAAATTTTTGACAAAACGTTACAGCCTGAGCAAAAAGAAGATCGTTGGTTTGTTGGCGTAAGTCCGACTTTTTTAAATGTGGGCGAACAGTATCGAACCGAATTAAAATATGGTATTCTTGGCGCCCTGACTAAGGGCATAGAAAAAACCGCACAATTATCTTGGTTAACCATAAAAGTTATCGGCAAATTATTTAGTGGCGATATTTCCTTAACCAATTTGAGCGGCCCGATTTCTATCGCCAAAGGCGCGGGAGTGTCATCCGGTATCGGATTCATCTATTTTTTAAATTTTATGGCATTAATCAGCGTCAATCTAGGTATTATGAATTTATTTCCGTTGCCGGTATTAGATGGCGGTCATCTGGTTTTCTTGGCGGCGGAAGGCATCAAAGGAACCCCCGTTTCCGAACGGGTACAAAATTTAAGTTATCGCGTTGGTGCGGCGCTACTATTAACTCTTATGGTATTCGCGCTCTTCAATGATTTCTTACGTTTATAA